The proteins below come from a single Rhodococcus sp. WMMA185 genomic window:
- a CDS encoding aquaporin, with amino-acid sequence MSPTSKEYAEVEPVSDLEIFGAEAIGTFILVFSAVGTAVFAGDKVGNLGVAMAFGLTLAFLVYSIGSISGCHVNPAVTVGQFVLGRLSVAKASVYIAAQVLGGLVAGAVIYLIAQSLPSYDRAEDGLAANGWGEHSPSATEGPLGGTITHGYGIGAAMTVEIVFTAILVFVILASTDRISSVALAGVSIGFALAVINLASIPIDNTSVNPVRSLAVAPYQNGALPQLWLFIVFPLIGGVVGALVYRSLFARDDRLQS; translated from the coding sequence ATGTCTCCAACCTCGAAGGAATACGCAGAAGTCGAACCCGTCTCGGATCTCGAGATTTTCGGCGCCGAGGCGATCGGCACGTTCATCCTGGTTTTCTCTGCTGTGGGTACCGCCGTATTCGCGGGGGACAAGGTCGGGAACCTCGGTGTGGCAATGGCATTCGGACTGACGCTTGCTTTCCTCGTCTACTCGATCGGTTCGATATCGGGCTGTCATGTCAACCCTGCCGTCACCGTCGGGCAGTTCGTTCTCGGTCGGTTGTCCGTGGCAAAGGCGAGCGTGTACATTGCTGCGCAAGTCCTCGGTGGCCTTGTCGCAGGTGCCGTGATTTACCTTATCGCACAAAGCCTTCCGTCTTATGACCGAGCCGAGGACGGTCTGGCAGCCAATGGCTGGGGTGAGCACAGCCCGTCCGCCACCGAAGGGCCGCTCGGCGGGACTATTACACACGGATACGGCATCGGTGCGGCGATGACCGTCGAGATCGTGTTCACCGCGATATTGGTGTTCGTGATCCTCGCATCGACCGACCGGATCTCGAGTGTGGCCCTCGCCGGCGTCTCGATCGGATTCGCGCTCGCTGTGATCAACCTCGCGTCCATCCCGATCGACAACACGTCCGTGAACCCGGTTCGCAGTCTCGCTGTCGCGCCTTACCAGAATGGTGCGCTGCCCCAGTTGTGGCTGTTCATCGTGTTTCCGCTGATCGGCGGCGTGGTGGGTGCACTGGTATACCGATCACTGTTCGCTCGCGACGACCGACTGCAGAGTTGA
- a CDS encoding NmrA/HSCARG family protein, producing the protein MSKWDRTEPERAPVAVIGATGQQGSATVDALLERRIPVRALTRNVESPAARALAHRGVHVVAADLDDQPSVRRAFEGAAAAFAMTTIDGPAGPNGETVHGKTIGDAARAVQLPFLVYSSVGGAERHTGIPHFESKARVEEYLAGLVPLNIVRPTFFMENLTYMIVRNGDRATVGIPIPADVPLQMVSVRDIGRVAAALLAASDPDTAPIEIAGDELTAEQIANLVGQRLGVAVEAVPAPPQMFGDDEDMKIMFRWLSKLPAHRADFGRTRELDPDVEDLAGWLQRNESLG; encoded by the coding sequence GTGAGCAAGTGGGACCGCACCGAGCCAGAGCGGGCGCCTGTCGCCGTGATCGGCGCTACCGGGCAACAGGGGTCGGCCACAGTCGATGCGCTCCTCGAACGGCGGATCCCCGTCCGTGCGCTTACCCGGAACGTCGAGAGCCCTGCTGCTCGAGCGCTTGCCCACCGCGGGGTGCATGTCGTGGCCGCCGACCTCGACGACCAGCCCTCTGTGAGGCGGGCGTTCGAAGGGGCTGCAGCGGCATTTGCCATGACGACCATCGACGGCCCCGCCGGGCCCAACGGCGAAACCGTACACGGAAAGACCATCGGTGATGCCGCACGCGCTGTGCAGCTACCTTTTCTGGTCTACAGCTCGGTTGGTGGCGCCGAACGCCACACGGGCATACCGCATTTCGAGAGCAAGGCGCGGGTGGAGGAGTACCTGGCCGGACTGGTGCCGCTCAACATCGTCCGCCCGACGTTCTTCATGGAGAATCTGACCTACATGATCGTCCGCAATGGCGACCGGGCAACGGTCGGTATCCCCATACCAGCAGATGTCCCCCTCCAGATGGTGTCCGTGCGCGATATCGGTCGGGTTGCTGCCGCTCTGCTGGCCGCTTCCGACCCCGACACCGCCCCGATCGAAATCGCTGGTGATGAGCTGACCGCGGAGCAGATCGCGAACCTGGTTGGGCAACGGCTCGGTGTTGCCGTCGAGGCCGTCCCGGCCCCGCCGCAGATGTTCGGCGACGACGAGGACATGAAGATCATGTTCCGCTGGCTCAGCAAGCTCCCGGCCCACCGCGCCGACTTCGGCCGTACCCGGGAATTGGATCCCGATGTCGAAGACCTTGCCGGCTGGTTGCAACGCAACGAGAGCCTCGGCTGA
- the rpsT gene encoding 30S ribosomal protein S20, with translation MANIKSQVKRIRTNEAARLRNQSVKSSLRTAIRSFREAAAAGDKDKANELLISTSRKLDKAASKGVIHANQAANKKSALAKAANKI, from the coding sequence GTGGCCAACATCAAGTCCCAGGTGAAGCGGATCCGTACCAACGAGGCGGCCCGACTCCGCAACCAGTCGGTGAAGTCCTCGCTGCGTACGGCAATCCGCTCGTTCCGCGAGGCCGCGGCAGCCGGCGACAAGGACAAGGCCAACGAGCTCCTCATCTCCACCAGCCGCAAGCTCGACAAGGCAGCCAGCAAGGGCGTTATCCACGCCAACCAGGCTGCCAACAAGAAGTCCGCTCTCGCGAAGGCGGCCAACAAGATCTGA